One genomic region from Vitreimonas flagellata encodes:
- the dnaQ gene encoding DNA polymerase III subunit epsilon has product MREILFDTETTGVFPDHADEKQRDRIVEIGCVEVFNLERTGREFHAYINPDRDVPEEVVRVHGLRGDFLKTQKRFGEIVADFIEFVGDAPLVAHNASFDRGFINAELRRLKMAELETERFVDTLAIARKKFPGASCSLDALARRFQLDRYGFDLASRKGPGGHGALVDSRILAEVYLHLKGGREQRLVFETEETTMSDAANQMPIELVRRAQRPVPLGARGSTEEAEAHAAFVAKLGDKAIWLKTGS; this is encoded by the coding sequence ATGCGCGAAATCCTGTTTGACACGGAAACGACCGGCGTTTTCCCGGACCATGCCGACGAAAAGCAACGCGACCGCATCGTGGAAATCGGCTGCGTCGAGGTGTTCAATCTTGAGCGCACCGGCCGCGAGTTTCACGCGTACATCAATCCAGATCGCGATGTGCCCGAAGAAGTCGTGCGCGTGCACGGTCTGCGCGGCGACTTTCTGAAAACGCAAAAGCGCTTCGGAGAGATCGTGGCGGACTTCATTGAGTTCGTCGGCGATGCGCCGCTGGTCGCGCACAACGCTTCGTTCGACCGCGGCTTTATCAATGCCGAGCTGCGTCGCCTGAAAATGGCCGAGCTGGAAACCGAGCGCTTCGTCGACACGCTGGCGATTGCGCGCAAGAAATTCCCCGGCGCCTCATGCTCGCTCGACGCGTTGGCGCGGCGCTTCCAATTGGATCGCTACGGCTTCGATCTCGCCTCGCGCAAAGGGCCGGGCGGTCACGGCGCGCTCGTCGACTCGCGCATCCTCGCCGAGGTGTACCTCCACCTCAAAGGCGGGCGCGAACAACGCTTGGTGTTCGAGACCGAAGAGACGACGATGTCGGACGCGGCAAACCAAATGCCAATCGAATTGGTGCGGCGGGCGCAGCGGCCTGTTCCGCTCGGCGCTCGGGGCAGCACCGAAGAGGCCGAAGCGCATGCGGCGTTCGTCGCCAAACTTGGCGACAAAGCCATCTGGTTGAAGACCGGAAGTTAG
- a CDS encoding Smr/MutS family protein, whose translation MSKSKRELSTDEKKLWRRVAASLKTRRALPAEDIEEPAPSLKSVAKRTEKRPLVEPAPARNAPKVASPLPRRDTEKRVRRGKLEIGGSLDLHGHTQDSGRNALARFLQVAQARGDSVVIVITGAGRGGEGVLKRRLPEWLAERDLRPLTTGYAPAHRSHGGAGAFYVFIKRARETQS comes from the coding sequence GTGAGCAAAAGCAAGCGCGAACTCAGCACTGACGAAAAGAAGCTGTGGCGCCGCGTCGCCGCGAGCTTGAAGACGCGTCGTGCGCTACCTGCCGAGGACATTGAAGAACCGGCGCCGTCATTAAAGAGTGTCGCGAAGCGAACTGAGAAAAGGCCGCTGGTTGAACCGGCGCCGGCACGCAACGCGCCTAAAGTCGCGTCGCCACTTCCGCGCCGCGACACCGAGAAGCGCGTTCGCCGTGGCAAACTTGAGATCGGCGGCTCACTCGACCTGCACGGCCACACGCAAGATTCTGGGCGCAACGCGTTGGCGCGGTTTCTTCAAGTCGCGCAAGCGCGCGGCGATAGTGTCGTGATTGTCATCACCGGCGCTGGTCGCGGCGGGGAGGGCGTGCTTAAGCGACGTTTACCCGAGTGGCTCGCCGAACGTGATCTACGACCACTCACCACAGGCTACGCGCCCGCACATCGCTCACATGGCGGCGCCGGCGCCTTCTACGTGTTCATCAAGCGCGCCCGCGAAACGCAATCTTAA
- a CDS encoding Tim44/TimA family putative adaptor protein, whose amino-acid sequence MIEILILAFVAGFVLFRLYSTLGKRTGSERPAEPTPAPAQGHMPREQAQTPLTQPAPTGPAGEGLMAILRADPNFDVGHFVAGSKAAYEMIVSAFAKGDRDTLRGLLTPRVFDSYAAAIERRAQTNEAVPELVRLKSAEIAEAELQGDTARVIVKFEAELAEGAHGIRDARERWTFERNVRSGDPNWLLSRVQAA is encoded by the coding sequence ATGATTGAGATTCTGATCCTCGCGTTTGTCGCGGGCTTCGTGCTGTTCCGGCTCTATTCGACGCTGGGCAAACGCACGGGCTCCGAGCGTCCGGCTGAACCGACGCCTGCGCCGGCGCAAGGCCATATGCCGCGTGAGCAGGCGCAAACGCCGCTCACGCAGCCAGCGCCCACTGGCCCTGCGGGCGAGGGGCTCATGGCGATCCTGCGCGCCGATCCCAATTTCGATGTCGGCCATTTCGTTGCTGGGTCTAAGGCGGCCTACGAGATGATCGTCAGCGCTTTCGCCAAGGGTGATCGCGACACCTTGCGTGGCTTGCTGACGCCGCGCGTTTTTGACTCATATGCTGCCGCTATTGAGCGTCGCGCGCAGACGAACGAAGCGGTGCCCGAGTTGGTGCGCTTGAAGTCTGCTGAGATTGCTGAAGCCGAACTTCAGGGCGATACCGCACGCGTAATCGTAAAATTCGAAGCGGAATTGGCCGAAGGCGCGCATGGTATCCGAGATGCGCGTGAGCGCTGGACGTTTGAGCGCAATGTGCGTTCGGGCGACCCGAATTGGCTCCTCTCACGCGTCCAGGCGGCGTGA
- a CDS encoding Maf family protein, with product MSLVLASGSAIRRQVLAAAGLEFEVEVARVDEEGAKASLRAEGLKPREQADALAELKALAVSRKRSGFIIGADQMLAIDGETLDKPKDIAEARSHLMRMRGKTHELLCAAVVAREGSIIWRHIETPRLRMRPFSDAFIDDYLARVGEEALKSVGAYQLEGLGAQLFDRVDGDYFSVLGLPLLPLLQFLREHGVVAK from the coding sequence ATGAGTCTCGTGCTCGCCTCCGGCAGCGCTATACGCCGTCAAGTGCTCGCCGCCGCTGGCCTCGAGTTTGAGGTTGAGGTTGCGCGTGTCGATGAGGAGGGGGCCAAGGCCAGCCTCCGCGCCGAAGGTCTGAAACCCCGCGAACAAGCCGATGCGTTGGCTGAACTGAAGGCGCTCGCTGTTTCACGGAAACGGTCTGGCTTCATTATTGGCGCGGACCAGATGCTCGCGATCGATGGCGAAACGCTCGACAAGCCGAAGGACATCGCCGAAGCGCGTTCGCACCTAATGCGTATGCGTGGCAAAACGCATGAACTTCTGTGCGCTGCTGTCGTTGCGCGCGAAGGCTCCATTATATGGCGCCACATCGAAACGCCGCGGCTGCGCATGCGACCGTTCTCGGATGCGTTCATTGATGATTATCTGGCGCGCGTTGGCGAGGAAGCGCTTAAATCCGTCGGCGCCTATCAGCTTGAGGGCTTGGGCGCGCAACTCTTCGACCGTGTCGACGGCGACTATTTCTCTGTGCTTGGACTGCCGCTGCTGCCGTTGCTTCAATTCTTGCGCGAGCATGGCGTGGTGGCGAAATGA
- a CDS encoding putative bifunctional diguanylate cyclase/phosphodiesterase, with protein sequence MAQGLSSFVMPGRKHGLAARAVLFTVAVIAVTALLSVSILLAGAYSEGRRQEVVIATSLTEHLAARSDTLLTGNRVAILERMISGASDRAEVRALSFRDASGAVIAQDSSGDARDEARMRQGALDAMRSGRTNVARAQDGSLMVASPIKHDSETIGAVVRIWEPGAYTFDVVPALAPFLLILACLLLAAIPLTNAFVRRAVAPLDELAKFAKQVGERGQAEKISIRTGDEFETLANAFNDMMARLDLSMRQIEEIAFVDPITRLPNQDRFARDIDFFVLQQGKDAMGAAIVIDLQRLPKLTQTLDPLAARDFIRTVAERLTSSARTVERIVMRRKERASCARLGVSEFGVFAPGLSQADAARFAQHLTAGLNQPFEWRGHKLTLGACSGVAMAPRDGADADGVIRHARMALGAAQNAPARMKLYTQSLDREAVARITLEREMRGALERNEFRAYFQPKINLATGKIEACEALARWIRPDRTIISPGRFIPVAEESGLISPLSDAILREACWKAASWARAGLPTKVAVNVSALQFKTERFAENVLRVVQHAGLAPSNLELEITESMVMDDPDRALRIIQPLREAGVRLAIDDFGCGHSSLAALSKLPFDVIKIDQQFVRQLERGDAQAGAIIEMILALARTLDMEVVAEGVERREDVDFMAARGCHWVQGFLYGAAVPAPEFAEMLRRQAGEDVTAEDAA encoded by the coding sequence ATGGCGCAAGGCCTGTCATCTTTCGTCATGCCTGGCCGCAAGCACGGGCTTGCGGCGCGCGCGGTGCTGTTCACCGTGGCCGTCATTGCTGTGACCGCGTTGCTCTCCGTGAGCATCCTTTTGGCTGGCGCCTACAGCGAGGGCCGCCGCCAGGAGGTCGTGATCGCCACGAGCCTCACCGAGCATCTCGCCGCGCGCTCTGACACCCTTCTGACTGGCAATCGCGTTGCGATCCTAGAGCGCATGATCTCGGGCGCCAGCGATCGCGCCGAAGTGCGGGCGCTTTCCTTTCGCGACGCCTCGGGCGCGGTGATTGCGCAAGACAGCAGTGGCGACGCGCGCGACGAGGCGCGCATGCGACAGGGCGCGCTCGATGCAATGCGTTCAGGTCGTACCAACGTCGCGCGCGCGCAAGACGGCAGCCTGATGGTCGCGTCGCCCATCAAGCATGACAGCGAAACAATCGGCGCTGTCGTACGCATCTGGGAGCCGGGCGCTTACACTTTCGATGTCGTACCAGCGCTTGCCCCTTTCTTACTGATCTTGGCTTGCTTGTTGCTCGCGGCGATTCCGTTGACGAACGCATTCGTGCGCCGCGCGGTTGCGCCCTTGGACGAACTAGCCAAGTTCGCCAAACAAGTCGGCGAGCGAGGTCAAGCAGAAAAAATCTCAATTCGCACGGGGGACGAGTTCGAGACGCTTGCGAACGCTTTCAACGACATGATGGCGCGCCTCGACCTGTCCATGCGGCAGATCGAAGAAATTGCCTTTGTCGATCCTATAACACGTCTGCCGAACCAAGATCGGTTCGCGCGCGACATTGATTTCTTCGTTCTGCAACAAGGTAAAGACGCGATGGGCGCTGCGATCGTCATAGATCTGCAGCGCCTTCCAAAGCTGACACAGACACTCGACCCGCTGGCCGCGCGCGACTTCATACGCACGGTCGCAGAGCGACTTACGTCAAGCGCGCGGACAGTCGAGCGCATTGTGATGCGCCGCAAAGAGCGGGCAAGTTGCGCACGCTTAGGGGTGTCAGAATTTGGGGTGTTCGCGCCTGGGCTATCTCAAGCGGACGCCGCTCGTTTTGCGCAGCATCTCACGGCGGGCCTCAACCAGCCGTTCGAGTGGCGCGGCCACAAGCTGACGCTGGGTGCGTGCTCCGGTGTCGCGATGGCGCCGCGAGATGGTGCGGACGCGGACGGCGTCATCCGCCACGCCCGTATGGCGCTCGGCGCTGCGCAAAATGCGCCCGCCCGCATGAAGCTCTATACGCAATCGCTGGATCGCGAGGCGGTCGCTCGCATTACGTTGGAGCGTGAAATGCGCGGGGCGTTGGAGCGCAATGAATTCCGCGCCTATTTCCAACCTAAGATAAATCTGGCGACCGGCAAGATTGAAGCCTGCGAAGCGTTGGCGCGCTGGATCAGGCCCGACCGCACCATCATCAGCCCCGGTCGATTCATTCCGGTTGCGGAGGAGAGCGGGTTGATCAGCCCATTGTCAGACGCAATCTTGCGCGAAGCGTGCTGGAAGGCTGCGTCATGGGCGCGTGCTGGCTTGCCAACGAAGGTCGCGGTCAATGTGTCGGCGCTGCAGTTCAAGACGGAGCGCTTTGCCGAGAACGTGTTGCGTGTCGTGCAGCATGCAGGCCTCGCGCCGAGCAATCTCGAGCTAGAGATCACGGAATCGATGGTGATGGATGATCCCGATCGCGCGCTTCGCATCATCCAGCCGCTGCGCGAGGCCGGCGTGCGCCTAGCGATCGACGATTTTGGCTGCGGCCACTCAAGCCTTGCGGCGCTTTCGAAGCTGCCGTTCGACGTTATCAAGATCGACCAGCAATTCGTGCGTCAGCTGGAGCGCGGCGACGCGCAGGCCGGCGCCATCATCGAGATGATCTTGGCTTTGGCCCGCACGCTTGACATGGAGGTCGTCGCCGAGGGCGTTGAGCGCCGCGAAGACGTGGATTTCATGGCCGCGCGCGGCTGCCATTGGGTCCAAGGGTTCCTCTATGGCGCGGCCGTGCCCGCGCCGGAATTCGCCGAAATGCTGCGCCGCCAAGCTGGCGAGGACGTGACGGCCGAAGACGCGGCTTGA
- a CDS encoding redoxin family protein, whose protein sequence is MTPRVSVGERVPQALLGRMIDGAMYTVELHELIAGRRAVIAGVPGAFTPVCTCRHIPDILENAGRLRAAGYDLIACVVPNSPWAVAAWAAEVDPAGVMTFLSDGNLTLARALGVTVSAPDLMLGETSARYLLATDNGIVRRLNVEAKINNVDCTRARDVLID, encoded by the coding sequence ATGACACCGCGCGTATCCGTCGGCGAACGAGTTCCGCAAGCTTTGCTGGGCCGCATGATCGACGGCGCCATGTACACGGTCGAGCTGCATGAGCTGATCGCCGGCCGCCGCGCCGTGATCGCGGGCGTTCCGGGCGCCTTCACGCCCGTGTGCACCTGCCGCCACATCCCCGACATCTTGGAAAACGCCGGCCGGCTTCGCGCTGCAGGGTACGATCTGATCGCGTGCGTTGTGCCCAATAGCCCCTGGGCTGTGGCCGCGTGGGCCGCGGAGGTCGATCCAGCGGGTGTGATGACTTTTCTTTCCGACGGCAATCTCACCTTGGCGCGCGCGCTTGGCGTGACGGTCTCTGCACCTGACCTCATGCTGGGCGAGACCTCAGCGCGTTATCTGCTGGCGACAGATAATGGCATCGTGCGGCGCCTCAATGTCGAGGCCAAGATCAACAATGTGGACTGCACCCGCGCGCGCGACGTTTTGATCGACTAG
- the secB gene encoding protein-export chaperone SecB, with protein MNPQNAPEGPLPPADSPHLRVLSQYVKELSFRNAMAAAASQAYDVQPTIDMGVEVKSRPMGERNEAVEVDLCINVQARRQDAIMFSVDLVYSGLFQFMNVRADDVEPLIWIECPRLLFPFGRQILAEITREGGYPPLLINPIDFTPLYWSELRERQERAAAAEGLPPQAAAGGAGF; from the coding sequence ATGAACCCGCAAAACGCGCCGGAAGGCCCCTTGCCTCCAGCCGATTCCCCTCATCTGCGCGTCCTGTCCCAATATGTGAAGGAACTTTCATTCCGCAATGCGATGGCCGCTGCGGCATCTCAGGCCTACGACGTGCAGCCCACGATCGATATGGGCGTCGAGGTCAAGTCTCGCCCGATGGGCGAACGAAACGAGGCCGTTGAGGTCGATCTCTGCATCAATGTCCAGGCGCGCCGCCAAGACGCGATCATGTTCTCGGTCGATCTCGTCTATTCGGGCTTGTTTCAATTCATGAATGTGCGGGCCGACGACGTGGAGCCGCTGATCTGGATCGAGTGCCCGCGCCTGCTATTCCCATTCGGCCGGCAGATCCTGGCCGAGATCACCCGCGAAGGCGGCTACCCGCCCCTGCTGATCAATCCGATCGATTTCACACCGCTCTATTGGTCTGAACTGCGCGAGCGCCAGGAGCGCGCGGCGGCTGCAGAAGGTCTGCCTCCGCAAGCGGCGGCCGGCGGCGCGGGCTTCTAA
- a CDS encoding pyruvate, water dikinase regulatory protein, with translation MPTRDRLAIYFNVHLVSDSTGETLAGVMRATCAQFDNIMPVEHSYFLVRSVRQLERVIQEISDAPGVVMFTLSNLEHRALLEKACAEMEMPCVAVLDPVLDVTSRYLGLELNHRVGAARKLNAEYFKRIDALDFAMYHDDGQQAVELMDADVILVGVSRTSKTPTSVYLAHRGVKAANVPMVPGVPLPEELFRPDRPLVVGLLISADRLIGIRRNRLAAMKETRAGSYTDEEDVRREVMEAQKLFEREGWPTIDVSRRSIEETAAAVLNLLAEHREE, from the coding sequence ATGCCCACCCGTGACCGCCTCGCCATCTATTTCAATGTCCACCTCGTGTCGGACTCGACCGGTGAGACGCTGGCGGGAGTCATGCGCGCCACCTGCGCGCAGTTCGACAATATCATGCCCGTGGAACACTCCTATTTCCTGGTGCGCTCTGTGCGGCAGCTGGAGCGGGTGATCCAGGAAATCTCAGATGCGCCCGGCGTCGTTATGTTCACGCTATCGAATCTTGAACATCGCGCGCTGCTCGAAAAGGCCTGTGCGGAGATGGAGATGCCCTGCGTCGCGGTGCTCGATCCGGTGCTCGATGTCACCTCCCGGTACCTCGGGCTTGAACTGAACCATCGCGTCGGCGCCGCCAGGAAGCTCAACGCGGAATACTTCAAGCGCATCGATGCGCTGGATTTCGCCATGTACCACGACGACGGGCAGCAAGCTGTCGAGTTAATGGATGCCGACGTCATTCTTGTGGGCGTGAGCCGCACCTCAAAGACACCGACAAGCGTCTATCTTGCCCACCGTGGAGTGAAGGCGGCGAACGTGCCGATGGTGCCGGGTGTGCCGCTGCCGGAAGAATTGTTCAGGCCAGATCGACCGCTGGTCGTGGGCCTCCTCATTTCCGCAGATCGTCTTATCGGCATTCGCCGTAATCGTCTCGCTGCGATGAAGGAAACCCGCGCGGGCTCTTACACAGATGAAGAGGATGTGCGTCGCGAAGTGATGGAAGCACAAAAATTGTTCGAGCGGGAAGGGTGGCCGACGATCGACGTTTCGCGCCGTTCGATCGAAGAAACGGCCGCAGCCGTGCTCAATCTGCTGGCGGAGCATAGAGAAGAATGA
- the hslV gene encoding ATP-dependent protease subunit HslV produces MSKPEQWHGTTIVCVRKGNKVVIAGDGQVSAGPTILKGNARKVRQLAGGSVIVGFAGATADAFALFERLEQKLERFPTQLGRACVELAKDWRTDRALRRLDAMLIVADRKETFLVTGAGDVLDPEHAVVAVGSGGNFALAAARALYPHVSDAEAIAREAMAIAADICVYTNGKLTVETLEA; encoded by the coding sequence ATGAGCAAACCAGAACAATGGCACGGCACGACGATTGTGTGCGTGCGCAAAGGCAACAAAGTCGTGATCGCCGGCGATGGCCAAGTCTCGGCGGGACCGACTATTCTTAAAGGCAACGCGCGCAAGGTGCGCCAGCTTGCCGGCGGCTCGGTGATCGTAGGGTTCGCCGGCGCTACGGCGGACGCCTTCGCGTTGTTCGAGCGGCTTGAGCAAAAACTCGAGCGTTTCCCGACGCAGCTTGGCCGGGCCTGCGTGGAGCTCGCGAAGGACTGGCGCACGGATCGCGCGCTGCGCCGGCTCGACGCCATGCTGATCGTCGCCGATCGCAAAGAGACCTTCCTCGTCACCGGAGCAGGGGATGTGCTCGATCCCGAACACGCCGTTGTGGCCGTCGGCTCAGGTGGCAATTTTGCGCTGGCGGCCGCGCGTGCGCTGTACCCGCATGTGAGCGACGCTGAGGCGATCGCCCGAGAAGCGATGGCGATCGCAGCCGACATCTGCGTCTATACCAACGGTAAACTGACGGTTGAAACGCTAGAGGCTTAG
- the aroE gene encoding shikimate dehydrogenase produces the protein MNVTASTKLLAVIGDPVRHSLSPVMHNGWIADHGLDAVYTALPLKSEDATSVIRSMKALGFMGLNVTVPHKEAAARAADRSESEVANTLRWEEDGTLSAFNTDGVGFIDSLTETAPDWRGRVSRVLIIGAGGAGLGVGKALSAYADTVHFANRTLARAEAAASAVPNGRVLRWEDLERGFGAADLIVQTTTLGMTGQDSHAWPMQFCRANAIVSDIVYKPLETEFLRAARARGLVAMDGLGMLIHQGARAFELWFGVKPDTKKARERLLAALGA, from the coding sequence ATGAACGTCACCGCGTCCACGAAACTTCTCGCTGTGATCGGCGATCCGGTGCGGCATTCGCTGTCGCCGGTAATGCACAATGGCTGGATCGCTGATCATGGATTGGACGCCGTTTACACCGCGCTGCCGCTCAAGAGCGAAGACGCGACGAGTGTCATCCGATCGATGAAGGCGCTCGGTTTCATGGGGCTTAACGTCACCGTCCCACACAAGGAAGCGGCCGCGCGCGCCGCTGATCGCAGTGAATCCGAGGTCGCCAATACGTTGCGTTGGGAAGAAGACGGCACGCTGTCCGCTTTCAACACGGACGGCGTTGGCTTCATCGATTCGCTCACCGAAACCGCGCCGGATTGGCGCGGCCGCGTGAGCCGCGTCCTCATTATAGGCGCTGGCGGGGCAGGGCTGGGCGTTGGCAAAGCGCTGTCGGCCTATGCGGACACCGTGCATTTCGCCAACCGCACGCTTGCGCGCGCGGAAGCCGCGGCGAGCGCCGTGCCGAACGGCCGCGTGTTGCGCTGGGAAGATCTGGAGCGCGGCTTCGGGGCGGCGGATCTCATTGTGCAAACCACAACGCTTGGCATGACCGGCCAAGACTCGCACGCCTGGCCGATGCAGTTTTGCCGTGCGAATGCGATCGTGTCTGACATTGTATATAAGCCGCTCGAAACAGAATTTTTGCGCGCCGCACGCGCCCGCGGTCTCGTCGCGATGGACGGTCTCGGCATGCTGATCCACCAAGGCGCGCGTGCGTTCGAGCTTTGGTTCGGCGTGAAACCAGATACGAAGAAGGCGCGGGAGCGCCTGCTCGCGGCGCTCGGCGCATGA
- the hemE gene encoding uroporphyrinogen decarboxylase gives MADRESIPALLRVLKGERLDPPPIWIMRQAGRYLPEYRELRTRAKNFLDFCYSPALATEAVMQPLRRFPLDAAILFSDILVIPDALGRAVSFVEGEGPRLKPLVDEETWRFDDPERALQRLSPVYEAVERIKGAIPKDIALIGFCGGPWTVATYMLQGKGGEKDRSRRAVFERPEDVEALLDVLVEMSAQHLAKQVQAGADCVQIFESWSEGLSPLMFQQVIIGPTRKLVQRLRVLGVTVPIIGFPRGAGAQLEAYANETGVNALGVDTQTPADFAFKVAPDGMALQGNLDPQAIVAGGEALERAARDVLIAFKSAPHIFNLGHGITPEATPENLAHLVRVVKGQ, from the coding sequence ATGGCCGATCGGGAAAGCATTCCCGCTCTCTTGCGCGTCTTGAAGGGAGAGAGGCTAGACCCTCCTCCGATTTGGATCATGCGGCAGGCAGGGCGCTATCTCCCGGAATATCGGGAGCTTCGAACGCGGGCGAAGAACTTTCTCGATTTCTGCTATTCCCCTGCCCTGGCGACGGAAGCGGTGATGCAGCCCCTGCGGCGTTTCCCGCTCGACGCCGCGATCCTGTTCTCGGACATTCTGGTGATCCCGGACGCTTTGGGCCGGGCAGTCTCGTTCGTGGAGGGCGAAGGACCGCGGCTGAAGCCTTTGGTCGACGAAGAGACTTGGCGCTTCGATGATCCGGAGCGCGCGCTGCAACGGCTTTCGCCCGTCTATGAAGCCGTGGAACGGATCAAGGGCGCGATCCCGAAGGATATCGCGCTGATCGGGTTCTGCGGCGGTCCGTGGACGGTCGCCACCTACATGCTTCAAGGAAAAGGCGGCGAAAAGGATCGCTCGCGTCGGGCTGTGTTCGAGCGACCCGAGGATGTTGAGGCGCTCTTGGATGTGCTCGTGGAAATGAGCGCCCAGCATTTGGCCAAGCAAGTGCAAGCTGGCGCCGATTGCGTGCAGATTTTCGAGAGCTGGTCCGAGGGCCTCTCCCCCCTCATGTTCCAGCAGGTCATTATCGGCCCGACGCGAAAGCTCGTGCAGCGGCTGCGTGTGCTTGGCGTCACCGTGCCGATCATCGGTTTTCCGCGTGGAGCTGGCGCGCAGCTGGAAGCCTACGCCAACGAAACGGGCGTCAACGCACTCGGCGTGGATACGCAAACGCCGGCGGATTTCGCTTTCAAGGTCGCGCCGGATGGCATGGCGCTGCAGGGTAATCTCGATCCGCAAGCGATTGTCGCTGGTGGCGAAGCCTTGGAACGCGCTGCGCGTGACGTGCTGATCGCGTTTAAGAGCGCGCCGCATATCTTCAATCTCGGCCACGGCATTACGCCGGAAGCGACGCCCGAAAACCTCGCACACTTGGTGCGCGTGGTAAAAGGCCAATGA
- the coaE gene encoding dephospho-CoA kinase (Dephospho-CoA kinase (CoaE) performs the final step in coenzyme A biosynthesis.) — translation MIIVGLTGSIGMGKSTVAKMFAEEGAPGFDSDAAVHALYAPGGAAVAPVEAAFPGVTKDGAIDREALSKRVVGNEAAIKQLEAIVHPLVRAAQMQFLQDNREAGAAVVILDIPLLFEGNGAKYVDKTVVVSAPADVQRTRVLARPGMSPEKFEAILARQMPDAEKRARADFVIDTGADFETTRSQVRGVLDALREQI, via the coding sequence ATGATCATTGTCGGCCTCACCGGCTCGATTGGCATGGGCAAATCGACCGTCGCGAAAATGTTTGCGGAGGAGGGCGCACCGGGCTTTGACTCGGACGCGGCCGTGCATGCGTTGTATGCGCCGGGCGGCGCGGCGGTTGCGCCCGTGGAAGCCGCCTTTCCCGGCGTCACGAAAGACGGCGCCATCGATCGTGAAGCGCTGTCCAAGCGTGTCGTCGGCAACGAAGCTGCGATCAAGCAGCTTGAAGCCATCGTCCATCCGCTGGTCCGCGCCGCACAAATGCAATTCTTGCAGGACAATCGCGAGGCTGGCGCAGCCGTCGTGATCCTGGACATTCCGCTCCTGTTTGAGGGCAACGGCGCCAAGTATGTGGACAAGACAGTCGTGGTCTCGGCGCCCGCCGATGTGCAGCGCACCCGTGTGTTGGCGCGGCCTGGCATGAGTCCGGAAAAGTTCGAGGCTATCCTGGCGCGGCAAATGCCGGATGCGGAAAAGCGCGCTCGGGCCGATTTTGTCATTGATACGGGTGCTGATTTCGAGACCACGCGATCCCAAGTCAGGGGCGTACTGGACGCGCTGCGCGAACAGATTTAG